In the Streptomyces sp. NBC_00193 genome, TCGGGCGCGGGCCCGTCGGGGAACCGCGGCTCGGTGCGCCACTTCGGGGGCACGTAGGTGGAGGTCGCCTCCGGCGCGGGCTCGGCGGCGGGATTCTGGGGACTCAGAGACTCAGACACAATCCCCGGATTCTACTTCTTTCCAGCCGTCCGGCGTTTGAGGACCGGGGTCTGGGGCGGAGCCCCAGGAAGGGTCCGGGCGCAGCCCGGGGAACGGGCGAAGGGCGGGCAGGGGACTTTGCCCCGCGCAGCGGCAAGGGTCGCTGCGGGGACTCCGCCCCGCGCAGCGGCGATCCGGGCCGCAGCCGACACGACCCGGAGCCGAGCCCCGCAGGGCTACGCGCTGCGCAGGGACTTGAGCGCCCGCCCGGCGATCTCCCGCCCGATCGGCAGCGAAGCGGTGGCCGCGGGCGAAGGCGCATTCAGCACGTGCACCGTCCGCTCCCCCTCCCGGATCAGGAAGTCGTCCACCAGCGCCCCGTCCCGCAGCACGGCCTGCGCCCGCACCCCCGCCGCCGCGGGCACCAGATCCTCCGCACGCACCGCAGGAAGCAGCCTCCGTACCGCCTCGACGAACGCCGCCTTCGACAGCGACCGCCGCACCTCACCCGCTCCGTACCGCCAGTGCCGCGCGGCCATCCGCCAGGATCCCGGCCAGGCCAGCTCGTCCGCGAGGTCCCGCGGCCGGACCACGCCCCAGCCGTACCCCTCGCGCGCCAGCGCCGGCACCGCGTTCGGCCCGACGTGGACCCCGCCGCCGATGCCCCGGGTCAGGTGGACGCCGAGGAAGGGGAACGCCGGGTCCGGCACCGGATAGACCAGCCCGCGCACCAGATCGGGCCGGGCCAGGTCGTAGTACTCGCCCCGGAAGGGCAAGATCCGCATCTGCGGGTCGTCGCCGGCCAGCCGTGCGATCCGGTCGCACTGCAGGCCCGCGCAGTTCACCAGCACCCGCGCGCGCACGACCACGCCACTGCTGGTCCGCACCGCCACGCCCGACGCGCGCCGCGAGATCAGCTCGACGGCGCCGCCGTAGACGATCTCCGCCCCCGAGGACTCCGCGAGCTGCTGCGCGACCCGCCCGTAGTCCACGATCCCGGTGGTTCCCACGTGGATCGCCGCGAGCCCGCGCACTTCGGGCTCGTACTCCGAGATCTGCGTCGGCCCCAGCTCCCGCACCGGGATGCCGTTCTCCCGGCCCCGCTGCACGAGCGCGTGCAGCCGCGGCAGCTCGTCCCGCTCGGTGGCGACGATGAGCTTGCCCGTCACCTCGTGCGGGATGCCGTGCTCCGTACAGAACTTGACCATCTCGGCCGCGCCGCGCACCGCGAAGCGTGCCTTGAGAGAGCCCGGCTTGTAGTAGATCCCGCTGTGGATCACGCCGCTGTTGCGGCCCGTCTGGTGCCGGGCGGGGCCGTCCTCCTTCTCCAGGACGACCACCCGGGTCCCCGGAGCGAGCCCCGCCAGGGCATGCGCCGTCGACAGGCCGACGATTCCGCCGCCGATCACCAGCACATCGCAGTCCAGCCTGCCCATGCCGCCCACGCCGCCGCCCACACTGACACCTCCCACCCCTGCATAGTGCACCCCGCCACTGACAACGAGGCCACGCGGGGCCTATGCCGGGGTTACCAGCAGAGGCCTGGCCCGCTCGCGCAGTTCGGCGACGCGCGGTTCGTCCCCGTACGGTTCCAGCCGGTGCAGGAGGTCCCGTACGTACTCCGTCGTCCGGGCCGACGAGATCCGTCCGGCGACCTCCACCGCCCGGGTCCCCGCCGCGCACGCCGCGTCGAGGTTCCCGGACTCCAGCTCGGCCACCGCGCTCACGACGAGCCGCAGCCCGTGTGATCGTACGTACTCCTCCGTCGGCCGGGACAGTGCCTGTTCCGTGAAACGCCTTACCTGGCGCGGGAGTTTGAGGTCGCGGTAGCACTCGGCGGCGTCCGCCGCGAAGCGGTCGTACGAGTAGAAGCCCAGCCAGGTCGGATCGGCGTCGCCGTCCCGGGCCCGTTCCAGCCAGCCCTCGGAGGCCCGCAGCGCGGCCCCGGCGGCGGCCGAATCGCCCGCCTTCGCGTGCGCCCGGGCCTCGACGAGGCGGAAGAAGCTCATCGTCCGCGCGGTGGCCAGGCCCCGGTTGCGCTCGACGGCGGCCTGCGCGAGGTCCACGCCCTCGTCCGGGAAGTCCCGGTAGGTGGCCTGCAGGGACATCGACGCCAGCACGTACCCGCCGAGCGGTACGTCGGCGGCGGCGCGGGCCAGGCGCAGCGCCTGGATGTAGTACCGCTGGGCCGCTTCCTGCTGCCCGGTGTCGAAGGCCATCCAGCCGGCCAGCCGGGTCAGTTCGGCGGTGGCGCCGAAGAGCGCGCGGCCCACCTCGTCGGTGTAGGAGCCGAGCAGCAGCGGCGCCGCGTCCACCCGCAGGCATTCGGGGACCATCGAGGAACGCCAGTCGCCGCCCCCGTACTTGGAGTCCCAGCGGCGGGCGTCCTCGGCGGCCTCGCGGAGCTTGGTCACATCGCTGTGGCCCACGCGCTGCGGGCTCCCGGCGTCGGGTACGGCCGGAGCGGGCGGCGGTGGCGTTTCGCGCGGAGGCTGGGCGGGCACACCCCCGACGTGGGCGCCGGGCGGCGCCGGAAGGCCTTCCGGCGGGGCCGCGCCCGGCACCGGTTCGCGGCCCGCCGGTTCGCGCGCCACGGAGCTGTCGGCGGGAGATATCAGCCACCGCGAGGCCGGCGTCGCGTACGCCGATACGGAGAAGGAACCGGCGAGCGACTGCCAGATCCCGCCGCCGCCGCGCCGGCCGGCGAGGTCGAGACGGTAGAGGTCGGTGGCCGAGCGCACGGCCGCGCCGACGTCGCGCGGGAAGGCCAGCCCCACCTCGGGCGCCGGATCCGCGTCCGCGAGGCCGATCTCGTGCAGGGGCACGGGCCGGCCGAGCTTCGCGCCGATGGCGGCCGCGATCAGATGCGGGGCGGCGCCCTGCGGCACCATCCCCTTCGACACCCACCGGGCCACCGAGGTCTTGTCGTAGCGGAGGGTCAGACCGCGCTGAGCGCCGAGGTCGTTGACCCGCCGGGCCAGCCCGGCGTTGCTGATGCCCGCGAGGGCGAGGACGGCGCCGAGCTTCTCATTGGGCTCGCGGAGCTCCCTGGACATGCGCCACCCCTCGTCACACGCGGAACGCAGACGCCGCCGGGGCATAGGCGCCCGGCATTTCGTAAACCCAGCGTAGTTCCCCGCCTCCCAAGCGTTAAGGCCCCCTGTTCCGTATGGCGGGATTGTTGTCCGTATGCACAGTCGGGCCGGGGTCCGGGGGCGGGGCGCACGTGTCGGCGCGTGCTCCACCCGTGTGGCCGTGCGCCCGGCCGTGCGCTCTGGCCGCTGCGGGGGCCCGGCGATTCGATGTGCGGTGCGTGGGTCGGCCCGCCGCGTGGACCGGGCGGACCGGGGGATGCCGCTGCCTCAATCCCCGCGGGTGGCGGAACGGTCCGGGGGGTGGATCCCGCCCCCCGGACCGCGCTCCGCCGGGCGGGCCCGGGCGGCGGACCCGCGGGGGCTGTGTGCAGGGCTCCCTGCCGGGCTCGGTGCAGGGCTTCGCGCAAGGCTCCGCGCAGGGCTCTCAGTACGGCCGAAGAATGGCCGAAACCGACCTATGGGGCGGTCGGAACGGAACGCCAAATACCGCATGGCCGGGGCGTGTTCGTTTATACGTGCGCCCCCCTTAGTCACTCCCGCACGCCTGTCTCGTGGCAGCATGGACCCCGAGCCACCCGGGGTCCCTCCGGCCGCGCGCTGAGCGCCGGCCGCGCGGTTCGCACCCCGGTCAGGTGCCCACGGGCTGGGGAGGCGGCGGTGCGCTGGTTGGTGGGTTGGAGCAGTATCGCCGCGAGCTTCGGCACGGCCGGACGGGTCGCGGGGCACGGCGCTGCGCACACCTCCGACCAGGGCACATACGGCTCGGGCTACGGATCAGGCTCGGGCCACGGCTCGGCCTCGGGCTCCGGGAACGGTTACGGATCCGGGAGCGCCTACGGCTCCGGCCCCGACGGATGGGGCGACGGCCCGGTCCGCGGCGGGCTCGCCGACGCCGGCCACCCCGACGAACCGGGCGCCGCCGACGCCGACCGCACCGTAGTCCCCGTCGGAGCCCAGCTCCTCTGGGGCGACCCCGACCCCCTCTGGGCCGTCGGGGACTGGCGCCCGGACGAGATCCGCACCCTCACCGCCGATCCCGCGGACCCCTTCACCCGCCTCGCCGTCCTCGGCTGCTGCGGCGCCTCCGACGAGGAACTGCGCCGCGCGCTCTACGCCGCCCGCGGCGGCGCGCTGCGCCACCTGACCCAGTGGCCCGGCAGCTACACCGCCGTCGTGCAGGCCGGCCGCCGCATCACGGTCGTCGGCGACCTGGCCGGCGCCCGGCCCGTCTTCTACACGCCCTGGGCGAGCGGGACCGCGTACGCCACCGCCGCCCTCCCGCTCGCCGACCTGATCGAGGCGCAGCTCGACATCGGCCATCTCGCCGCCCTGCTGGCCTGCCCCGACAGCCCGGAGGCGCTGGGCGACGGCACACCGTACGTCGGCGTACGCCGGATCCCGCCCGGGCACGCGCTGATCCTGCGCGAGGGCTCGCGGGAGATCACCGGCTACGAACCGGTGGCCTCCCTCGCGGTGGCCGCCCCCGCGGCCGATCCCGCGCTCGCGGTGGAGGGCGTACGGGAAGCTTTGGTCGACGCGGTGCGCGCCCGGCTCACGGCTCCGCGGCATGCTCCCGAGACGCTGCCCTACGACCCCGGGCCCGTCCCCGGAATGGGCCCGGCCGACCGCCGGGCCGCGCGCGGCGCCCCCGCGCCCGTCCCCGGAGTCGGCGCCGACCTCTCCGGAGGCAGCGCCTCCGCCACCCTCGCCCTGCTCGCCGCCGGGCTCCCCGGGGCACCTGGCGCGCTCCGCGGCCGCACCGGGGAACGCCTCCTCGCCGTCACCTTCAACGACCTGGCCACCCCCCAGGGACGCGAACCCGAACTGGAACGCGCCCACGCCATCGCGTCCGACCCGCGTCTGCACCACGTGGTCGTGGCCGCCGCCGAGGAAGCCCTCCCGTACGCCGACCTCGACGGGCCGCTGACCGACGAACCGGGCCCCGCCCTCGTCGTCGCCGCCCGCGAGCGGCGCCGCCTCGCGGCCGGCTCGGCGGACCACTTCACCGGCCACGGAGCCCGCCAGGTCCTCGACGCCCACCCCGCCCGGCTCGCCGACCTCCTGCTCGACCGGCGCCGACGCCACCTGCTCCGTCCCACCCTGGCCCTCGCCCGCTCCTCCCCGTCGGAGGGCGACTCCCTGCTCGTGCCCCTCCTCCCCTTCCTCGTCCCGTTCACCGTGTACGCGGCGGCCCGACGCCTGGCCCGTACGCCGTACCGCGCCGGCATGGAGGCGGCGGCGGCCCGCCTGCGCGACGGGGTCCCGGCCGCGGGGCCCTGCTCCCCGGTGGACGCCTCGCTCGCGGCCCTGACCTGGTCCCGGCCGGGCCCGGCGGCGGCCTGGCTGACGGGCGAGGCACTGGCCGAGGTATCGATCCGCCTCACCGCCGCCGCGGGCCGCCCGCCCCTCTCGCTGCGCCCCGGGGAGGCGCGGGCCCGCGCCGTCCTGGCCCGGCACGCCGCCGACCACCGGGTCTTCGAGCAGGCCGTGGAGGTCCGCAGCCAGCGCCTGCACGCCCCGTTCCTGGACAACCAGGTCGTACGGGCCGCCCGGGCCCTGCCCGAATCCCTGCGCGTCCAACCCGGCGCCCGGGCGGCGGTCCTGCGCGGGGTCCTGTCCTCGGCCGGGGTCCGGGACCTCCCCCCGGGGTGGGGCGCCACGGCCCACGCCCCGAACGAATCGGCGACCCGCCTGGGGCTGCGCGCGGCCCTCCCGCACCTCCTGGACCTCTTCGCGTCGCCGCTGCTGGCGGACGCGGGCCTGATCGAAGCCCGGGTCGTCCGTCAGGCCCTGCTGGACGCGGCGGACGGCCGTCCGGCCCCGCTCGACGGCATCGCCGAACTCGTCTCGATGGAACTGTGGCTGGGCCGCCTCCTGGCCCGCCGGGGCACCTGCTGGACCGGCACCTCCACCCCCCGCCGCAGAGCCGTCCCCACCGGAGTCCCCCTCCGCCGCCCGGCCCTGTCCTGAGGCCCGAGGCCGTACGGGCCTTCGCGGCAGCCGCGCTCAGCGGCAGCTGATGACGGAGTCGGCCCAGCTCGCCAGCGTCGGCAGCCGGCCGCCCTCGGCGCGCTCCACGACCAGGCGCAGCGTCCTGTGCCCGGAGAGGGAGACGGACACGCTCGCCGCCGGGTCCTCGTAACCCAGGGCCCGGGACTGCCACAGCCGCTGCCCGTCCGCCCACACGGAGAAGCGGACCGTGCCGTCCGTGAGCAGCGACATGCCGTCCACACCGGCCCGCGCCGAGAAGCTGACACAGCTCCGGTTGAGGGTGATCTCCACGGAGGAACGGGAGTTGACGGTGATCCCGTGCGAGAAGCGCTGTCCGCCGATCATCGGCGCCCAGCGCTGCCACACCCAGCTGCTCCGCCAGGTCTCGATCTCGGGGTTGTCGTGGTCCCCGTAGGCGGAGTGGCCCAGGGAGGAGAGCCGGAACCCCTGCGGTGCCTGCGGCGGCTTGGGAGGCGTCGGCCTGGGGGGCGGTACCGGACTCGGCGTGGGGCTCGGCTTCGGACTCGGGACCCGGCTCGGACTCGGCGCGGGCGAGGAGCGCTCCGGGCTCCGCGAAGGCTCCGGCACGGCCGGTGCGGGGGCCGGCGGCGGCGCGGGCGACTGCTTCTTCGGGGGCGGTACGGATCCCCGCGCCTCCGACGGCTGCGCCCGCGACGGGGCGGGCTCCGGCGCGGCGGGAGCCGGACTCCGCGGCACCGGCACGGCCACCCCCGGAGCGGGGTTCGCGCGCACGGCCGGAGCGGTGTCGTCACCGGCCAGCGCGAACACCACGCCGGCGGCCGCGGCCACCACGACCCCGGCGGCGATGGCCGCCTTGGCCGGCAACCCCAGCCCCTCCGAAGCCACGGCTCCGCCGACCCCGCCGGCCCCGCTTCCGCCGGCGGCCCCACCCGCAGCCCCGGCCCCGGCGGCCCCGGCTCCGGCGCCCGCCCCGGCCGTCGACCCGCCCGCGGCTGCGGCAGCGGCCCCGGCGCCACCCGCGGCGACGGCACCGCCGGCCACCACTCCGGCCGCCTTGGCCGCGTACCCGGCGGCGAACCACCCGATGACGGCGACCGGAAGCAGCGCGGGAATGCCCGCGTTAACGTCCTTGAGCTCGCCCGCGGCGAGCCGGCACCGGGCACACTCTTCGAGGTGCTTGCGCAGTCCCCGCTCGGCCCGCATCCGCAAGCCCCCGCGGGCATACGCCCCCAGCCGGTCGGCGTACCGGGCACAGTCCCCGCCGGAACTCAGCGCGGTGTTCACATGGGCCTGGAGATAGGCCTGCTTGAGTCCCTCGCGGGCCCGGCTGGCCAGTACCGCGGTGGCGTTCGCGCTCAGCCCGAAGAGCGGGGCGATCGCACTCGGCGAGGCCTCCTCGACGGTGGTGTGCCACAGCACGGCCTGCCACCGCTCGGGCAGGCTCCGGAAGGCCTGCATCGCGAGGGTCTGCTCGGCCTCGTGCATGGCCCGCACATCGGCGCCGAGTTCGAGGGTGTCGTCCCCGGCGCGAACGGGCAGCCCGACCGAGCTGTCGCCGGACCCGGCGGCCTGCTCCGCGAACAGCGCGAAGTCCTCGACCAGATGCTCCCGCTTCGCCGTTTTCGCCCAGGCGGCGGCGACCCGGCGCACGGTGGTCAGCAGGTAGGCGCGCACCGACTGGTCCGGACCCGCCCCGCCCCGTACGGCCTGGAGCGTCCGCGCGAACACCTCGGCGGTCAGATCGTCGGCGGTGTGCCCGTCGCGGCAGCAGGTGCGGGCATAGCGGCGCACGGCATCGGCGTGGCGGCGGAACAGTTCCTCGTAGGCCCCGTCGTCACCTCCGCGCATCCGCGCGATCAGGTCCCCGTCGGAAGGCGGAAGTTCCCCGCTCGCCCCGGCGGCGTGCCGGCCACCCGGTTCGCGCTGCGCCGGGACCTGTCGTGCGGGCAGGCTGCCCGCCTCGACCTCGCCGCCGGCGCCACCGTGTGGCTCTTCCCGCCCGTCAACGCTCATCGCGGAGGTCCTCGCACGACACACTCAACCGGTACACCGATCCAGCGTGTCACACGGCGGACAGGCGCCGAACCCGTCTCCACACCTTCCACTCATCCGGGCAAGCCCTGACGAATCGCCGTACGGATCCTCACCCGTTCGAGCGAGAGCCCCCGGAAAGGAGCCGGTTGACGCCCCCGCCAGAACAAGCCTCCCGCCGGCCGAGCCACCCGGTCCGCGAACCTCACGTCCCGGGCGCCCCGGCCGAACGGCCCGAACAGAACGTCACCGTCCCCGGAGTTACACCGTCCGGGACCGCAGCCCTTCGAGCAGGATGTCGAGCAGTCGGGCGGAAGCCGCCGCCTGCTGCGCCGCGTCGGGCAGCGCGGGCGCGGCCGTCGCTATCACCAGCAGCACATCGGCCACCGTGACATCGGCGCGCAGCGCACCGGCCTCCCGGGCCCGGTCGACGAGGCGGCCGACGACCTCGAGCAGCTCGCCCGCGCCCGCGTCCTCGGAGGGCTCGTCCTCCAGGCCGGTCCGCGCAGCGCCGACGACGCGCAGGTCGGGCGCACCGCCGACCGCGACGGCCTGACGCTGGTGCGGAACCCGCGCGGCCTCCTCGTCCACCCCGTCGGCCCCGTCCTCACCGGGCCCGCCGACCCGCAGCACCTGCGGAGGCAGCAGCCGCCCGGCACCCGAGGCCACGGAGGTGCGCAGGAAGCACGACAGGGCCTGCCAGGGCTCCTCCTCCTGGCCGAGAGCCGTGCGGGCCTGCTCGGTCAGTCGCGAGGTCTCCTCCTCGGCTATCCGCCGGACCAGGACGTCCTTGCTGGGGAACCGTCGGTAGACGGTGCCGACACCGACCCGTGCGCGCCGTGCGACGTCCTCCATCGGAGCCCCGTAGCCGAGCTCGCCGAAGACCTCGCGGGCCGCGCGAAGTACGTGTTCGAGATTGCGCTGTGCGTCGACGCGCAGCGGCGTGGAGCGACCCACGCCGTGTGTGGTGGCGCCGCCGGCCATCAGCCGCCCATGGCTGTCGGTCGCCGAAGTGGCCGAGGACAGAGCGGTGGCAGAAGCATGGAAATCCGAAATGTGCATATGTATCCCCCGGTAATCATTTGTCTCCCCCCGGAGACACTCCCCGCCTTCATGTCGAGGGGGGCCACGGTCATGAGGGCCCTGGTCCTACTCCTCGACGAGTTACGAACATAGTTGAGCCAGAGTCAATTCAGAAGAGGCAGCCCCGGACGGACCACCGCCCGATCGGAGCATTCACCCTCAATTTTCCGTTCGAAGCCCCCGGAATCACTCATTCCGCACCGCCTGACCTGCGCACCTTCCACTCCACCCGCACCCCCTGACAACCTCGCCCCGCCGTCCCCTCCGGTCACACAATTTGTCGGGCCTGTGGACAAACTCCCGGCCACGTTGCGTCATGGGACGGTGAAGGCTGCTAACTCCCGGGGCACGGCCCCCGGTACCCCGCCCCGTACGCGGATCCTCATCGTCGGCGGCGGCTACGTAGGCATGTACACGGCACTCAGGCTCCAGCGAAAGCTGAGAACCGACGAGGCCGAGGTCACGGTGGTCACCCCCGAGCCCTACATGACGTACCAGCCCTTCCTCCCCGAAGCGGCCGCCGGCTCCATTTCCCCGCGCCACGTCGTGGTCCCGCTGCGCCGCGTCCTGCCGAAATGCCGCATCGTCATCGGCGAGGCCCGGCACATCGACCACGCCGCCCGGACCGCGACCGTCACCACCCTCGCCACCGACGAGGAGGGCGAAGGCCCCGTGGAGATCGAGTACGACGAACTGGTCCTGGCCCCCGGCTCCGTCTCCCGCACGCTCCCCATTCCGGGACTCGCCGAATACGCCATCGGATTCAAGACCGTGGAAGAGGCCATCGGCCTGCGCAATCACGTCATCGAGCAGATGGACATCGCCTCCTCCACCCGCGATCCCGCCCTGCGCGACGCCGCCCTCACCTTCGTCTTCGTCGGCGGCGGCTACGCCGGCGTCGAGGCACTCGGCGAGCTGGAGGACATGGCCCGCTACGCCGCCCGCTACTACCACAACGTCAAGCCCGAGGACATGAAGTGGGTGCTGGTCGAGGCCAGCGACCGCATCCTCCCCGAGGTCGGCCCCGAAATGGGCACGTACACGATCCGCGAACTGCGCCGCCGCGGCATCGACCTGCGCCTGGAGACCCGGCTCGAGTCCTGCGAGAACCGGATCGCCGTCCTCAGCGACGGCGCCCGCTTCCCCACCCGCACCGTCGTATGGACCGCCGGCGTCAAACCGCACCCGATCCTCGCCGCCAGCGACCTGCCCAAGACCGACCGCGGCCGGCTCGCCTGCACCTCCTTCCTCACCGTCGAAGGCGTCGAGCACGCCTGGGCCGCCGGGGACGCCGCCTCCGTCCCCGACATCACCGCCCCGGAGAAGGGCGTCGCCTGCGCCCCCAACGCCCAGCACGCCGTCCGCCAGGCCAAGGTCCTCGCCGACAACCTCGTCTCGTCCCTGCGCGGCGGACTCCTCACCGAGTACGCCCACAAGTACGCGGGTTCCGTGGCCTCCCTCGGACTCCACAAGGGCGTCGCCCACATCTACGGCCGCAAGCTCAAGGGCTACCCGGCCTGGCTCATGCACCGCGCCTACCACCTCAGCCGCGTCCCGACCCTGAACCGCAAGACGCGCGTGCTCGCCGAGTGGACGCTCTCCGGCCTCTTCAAACGTGAGATCGTCTCGCTGGGATCCCTCGAACACCCCAGAGCAGAATTCGAACTCGCGGCGGGCGGAGGCCCCAAGGACCCTCCGAAGAAGACCGAAGGCTGATGCTGTCAGTCCCGTCGGCCACACTGGACGTGTGACCATAGGTGGGCTCACACCTGCACAGAGTGACATCAGCGTGACATCCGAGTGCCACCCGATTGCCACCGAGTGACACAGCGACCACGAGCGACACCACGAGGCTTGAAAGCAGTGAACTTCACGCGCTGGAGCGCCCGGTTTCCCGGAACGCAGCGCCGCGCCGCGGCCCGGTCCGAACACGCAGCCGCCCAGGCCAAACGGGGCGAGGGCTCGGTCCCGGCCGCCCGCGGCGCGGCCGGCCATTCCACGGCCGGCCCGGACGGCTGCCCCGCGGACCCCACGGTCCGCGGCACCGGTTCCACCCCCGGCACCGGGTCCGCCCCGGCCACCGCGGAGGGTACGGGGACCCCCGCACCCTCCCTCGACGAGCTCTCCGTACGCGAC is a window encoding:
- a CDS encoding sigma-70 family RNA polymerase sigma factor, producing the protein MSVDGREEPHGGAGGEVEAGSLPARQVPAQREPGGRHAAGASGELPPSDGDLIARMRGGDDGAYEELFRRHADAVRRYARTCCRDGHTADDLTAEVFARTLQAVRGGAGPDQSVRAYLLTTVRRVAAAWAKTAKREHLVEDFALFAEQAAGSGDSSVGLPVRAGDDTLELGADVRAMHEAEQTLAMQAFRSLPERWQAVLWHTTVEEASPSAIAPLFGLSANATAVLASRAREGLKQAYLQAHVNTALSSGGDCARYADRLGAYARGGLRMRAERGLRKHLEECARCRLAAGELKDVNAGIPALLPVAVIGWFAAGYAAKAAGVVAGGAVAAGGAGAAAAAAGGSTAGAGAGAGAAGAGAAGGAAGGSGAGGVGGAVASEGLGLPAKAAIAAGVVVAAAAGVVFALAGDDTAPAVRANPAPGVAVPVPRSPAPAAPEPAPSRAQPSEARGSVPPPKKQSPAPPPAPAPAVPEPSRSPERSSPAPSPSRVPSPKPSPTPSPVPPPRPTPPKPPQAPQGFRLSSLGHSAYGDHDNPEIETWRSSWVWQRWAPMIGGQRFSHGITVNSRSSVEITLNRSCVSFSARAGVDGMSLLTDGTVRFSVWADGQRLWQSRALGYEDPAASVSVSLSGHRTLRLVVERAEGGRLPTLASWADSVISCR
- a CDS encoding asparagine synthase-related protein — protein: MRWLVGWSSIAASFGTAGRVAGHGAAHTSDQGTYGSGYGSGSGHGSASGSGNGYGSGSAYGSGPDGWGDGPVRGGLADAGHPDEPGAADADRTVVPVGAQLLWGDPDPLWAVGDWRPDEIRTLTADPADPFTRLAVLGCCGASDEELRRALYAARGGALRHLTQWPGSYTAVVQAGRRITVVGDLAGARPVFYTPWASGTAYATAALPLADLIEAQLDIGHLAALLACPDSPEALGDGTPYVGVRRIPPGHALILREGSREITGYEPVASLAVAAPAADPALAVEGVREALVDAVRARLTAPRHAPETLPYDPGPVPGMGPADRRAARGAPAPVPGVGADLSGGSASATLALLAAGLPGAPGALRGRTGERLLAVTFNDLATPQGREPELERAHAIASDPRLHHVVVAAAEEALPYADLDGPLTDEPGPALVVAARERRRLAAGSADHFTGHGARQVLDAHPARLADLLLDRRRRHLLRPTLALARSSPSEGDSLLVPLLPFLVPFTVYAAARRLARTPYRAGMEAAAARLRDGVPAAGPCSPVDASLAALTWSRPGPAAAWLTGEALAEVSIRLTAAAGRPPLSLRPGEARARAVLARHAADHRVFEQAVEVRSQRLHAPFLDNQVVRAARALPESLRVQPGARAAVLRGVLSSAGVRDLPPGWGATAHAPNESATRLGLRAALPHLLDLFASPLLADAGLIEARVVRQALLDAADGRPAPLDGIAELVSMELWLGRLLARRGTCWTGTSTPRRRAVPTGVPLRRPALS
- the lhgO gene encoding L-2-hydroxyglutarate oxidase, with translation MGRLDCDVLVIGGGIVGLSTAHALAGLAPGTRVVVLEKEDGPARHQTGRNSGVIHSGIYYKPGSLKARFAVRGAAEMVKFCTEHGIPHEVTGKLIVATERDELPRLHALVQRGRENGIPVRELGPTQISEYEPEVRGLAAIHVGTTGIVDYGRVAQQLAESSGAEIVYGGAVELISRRASGVAVRTSSGVVVRARVLVNCAGLQCDRIARLAGDDPQMRILPFRGEYYDLARPDLVRGLVYPVPDPAFPFLGVHLTRGIGGGVHVGPNAVPALAREGYGWGVVRPRDLADELAWPGSWRMAARHWRYGAGEVRRSLSKAAFVEAVRRLLPAVRAEDLVPAAAGVRAQAVLRDGALVDDFLIREGERTVHVLNAPSPAATASLPIGREIAGRALKSLRSA
- a CDS encoding sporulation protein translates to MSRELREPNEKLGAVLALAGISNAGLARRVNDLGAQRGLTLRYDKTSVARWVSKGMVPQGAAPHLIAAAIGAKLGRPVPLHEIGLADADPAPEVGLAFPRDVGAAVRSATDLYRLDLAGRRGGGGIWQSLAGSFSVSAYATPASRWLISPADSSVAREPAGREPVPGAAPPEGLPAPPGAHVGGVPAQPPRETPPPPAPAVPDAGSPQRVGHSDVTKLREAAEDARRWDSKYGGGDWRSSMVPECLRVDAAPLLLGSYTDEVGRALFGATAELTRLAGWMAFDTGQQEAAQRYYIQALRLARAAADVPLGGYVLASMSLQATYRDFPDEGVDLAQAAVERNRGLATARTMSFFRLVEARAHAKAGDSAAAGAALRASEGWLERARDGDADPTWLGFYSYDRFAADAAECYRDLKLPRQVRRFTEQALSRPTEEYVRSHGLRLVVSAVAELESGNLDAACAAGTRAVEVAGRISSARTTEYVRDLLHRLEPYGDEPRVAELRERARPLLVTPA
- a CDS encoding TetR/AcrR family transcriptional regulator; amino-acid sequence: MAGGATTHGVGRSTPLRVDAQRNLEHVLRAAREVFGELGYGAPMEDVARRARVGVGTVYRRFPSKDVLVRRIAEEETSRLTEQARTALGQEEEPWQALSCFLRTSVASGAGRLLPPQVLRVGGPGEDGADGVDEEAARVPHQRQAVAVGGAPDLRVVGAARTGLEDEPSEDAGAGELLEVVGRLVDRAREAGALRADVTVADVLLVIATAAPALPDAAQQAAASARLLDILLEGLRSRTV
- a CDS encoding NAD(P)/FAD-dependent oxidoreductase; amino-acid sequence: MKAANSRGTAPGTPPRTRILIVGGGYVGMYTALRLQRKLRTDEAEVTVVTPEPYMTYQPFLPEAAAGSISPRHVVVPLRRVLPKCRIVIGEARHIDHAARTATVTTLATDEEGEGPVEIEYDELVLAPGSVSRTLPIPGLAEYAIGFKTVEEAIGLRNHVIEQMDIASSTRDPALRDAALTFVFVGGGYAGVEALGELEDMARYAARYYHNVKPEDMKWVLVEASDRILPEVGPEMGTYTIRELRRRGIDLRLETRLESCENRIAVLSDGARFPTRTVVWTAGVKPHPILAASDLPKTDRGRLACTSFLTVEGVEHAWAAGDAASVPDITAPEKGVACAPNAQHAVRQAKVLADNLVSSLRGGLLTEYAHKYAGSVASLGLHKGVAHIYGRKLKGYPAWLMHRAYHLSRVPTLNRKTRVLAEWTLSGLFKREIVSLGSLEHPRAEFELAAGGGPKDPPKKTEG